A genomic stretch from Methanomassiliicoccales archaeon includes:
- a CDS encoding MBL fold metallo-hydrolase — MAVSITIYDGCQSIGGNKIYLEFDGHGIFFDFGINYKKLGGFCEEFLTPRAGRGIHDYLHIGQLPRLNIYRDDLIPRDIDLSGYQNLKVDAVFLSHAHLDHVGRAPMLDFRIPFVASPLTFTILKCLRDCDSHRIEHEIVYSNLRAPGKDDRYLIVEKKNLFWRRKFVVAGPLTNKFEDFMNFCPWRKKFYGGEFLMQNDFDIEFKQFDTDHSIYGSSAFGVNTSCGWIIYTGDLRMHGRFANKTRAFINGAKALCPRALIIEGTRIDASQEGITEKAVYEKCMAAASYERGLIVADFSPRNFERLDTFKKIAKELGREPVVLMKDAYCLDAISCVDGKDRMRNVRVYRDIKEKMDGYEIEVKGKHEEAFVDPTDIAKDPGEFIVCFSFWDMNRLLDIKPEGGTYIYSSSEAYTEEQAIDFLRLRNWLSLFKMKIKGFEIVEDSEGPRPKFDLGYHVSGHASGEDIVKIIDMIDPEVVIPVHTEKPEKFSELIDRKVLIPVEGASLELSNMA; from the coding sequence TTGGCTGTCAGTATCACTATTTATGATGGATGCCAATCGATAGGTGGCAACAAGATTTATTTAGAATTTGACGGGCACGGTATCTTCTTCGACTTCGGCATTAATTACAAGAAATTGGGCGGGTTCTGTGAGGAGTTCCTTACGCCCAGGGCCGGAAGAGGAATTCACGACTACCTGCATATTGGCCAGTTGCCCCGTTTAAATATTTACAGAGACGATCTTATACCGCGTGACATCGATCTGTCAGGTTATCAGAACTTGAAGGTCGATGCCGTCTTCCTCTCGCACGCGCACCTCGATCATGTTGGGAGAGCGCCAATGCTCGATTTCAGAATCCCGTTTGTCGCATCGCCTTTGACATTTACCATACTCAAGTGTCTGAGAGATTGTGATAGTCATCGCATCGAGCATGAAATTGTGTATTCTAATTTGAGGGCACCTGGAAAAGATGATAGATATCTGATTGTTGAGAAGAAGAATCTCTTCTGGAGGAGAAAATTCGTTGTTGCCGGGCCATTGACGAACAAGTTTGAGGATTTTATGAATTTTTGCCCGTGGCGAAAAAAGTTCTACGGTGGCGAATTCTTGATGCAAAACGACTTCGACATTGAATTCAAACAATTCGATACCGATCATTCTATTTACGGTTCTTCTGCGTTTGGGGTGAACACGTCTTGTGGTTGGATCATATATACTGGTGATCTGAGAATGCATGGTCGTTTCGCTAATAAGACGAGAGCTTTTATCAATGGAGCAAAAGCGCTTTGCCCTCGCGCCCTTATCATCGAGGGCACGAGGATTGACGCATCACAGGAGGGTATTACAGAGAAAGCGGTTTACGAGAAGTGCATGGCCGCTGCTTCGTATGAAAGAGGACTGATCGTCGCGGACTTTTCGCCACGGAATTTTGAGCGACTTGATACATTTAAAAAAATTGCTAAAGAATTGGGACGAGAACCCGTCGTTCTCATGAAGGACGCTTATTGTCTCGACGCCATCTCATGCGTTGACGGGAAAGATCGCATGAGGAATGTGCGGGTTTATCGCGATATCAAGGAAAAAATGGATGGCTATGAAATAGAGGTTAAAGGAAAGCATGAGGAGGCTTTCGTCGATCCCACTGATATTGCCAAAGATCCTGGGGAATTTATTGTCTGTTTCTCCTTCTGGGATATGAATCGACTGCTCGACATCAAGCCAGAAGGTGGCACTTACATCTACTCAAGCAGTGAGGCTTACACGGAAGAGCAGGCTATTGATTTTCTTCGGTTAAGAAACTGGCTCTCGCTCTTCAAGATGAAGATCAAGGGGTTTGAGATCGTTGAAGATTCAGAAGGTCCTCGCCCGAAATTCGATCTGGGATATCATGTCTCAGGACATGCATCGGGCGAAGATATCGTCAAAATCATTGACATGATAGATCCAGAAGTCGTTATCCCCGTTCATACTGAGAAGCCAGAAAAATTTTCAGAGTTGATTGATCGCAAGGTCTTGATTCCCGTCGAAGGGGCTTCTCTCGAATTGAGCAATATGGCATAA
- a CDS encoding radical SAM protein: MSELIGKTESLCPECLKTIPAEKIAEDDKVYLVKTCPDHGTFKVLIWRGVADYKDLERYSCVKSKPERIAVKNSGTCPEVCGLCPDHIQHTCLVVLEVTNGCNLKCPICFASANERYKFHPSIEEIREMFQTIVEYVKHPIAVQISGGEPTIRDDLPDIVKMGKSMGVDYIEVNTNGVRLAEDMDYLRRIKEAGVDSLYFSFDGVTGDVFVKTCGKDLLDTKLKALENCQKVGMGVTLVVVVSRSVNFHQIGDIIQFAKKWIPTVKGVHFQPLSYFGRYPSMPKDEDRVLLPDLLKAIEEQTKGELRADNFIPTSCANVHCDAKSMSILMEDGTLFPLTQRALGPPRETSQIAKKTRQEICDLWRYIEDSISSSSEEDLDGTWLGFIQRAKTHYLTVSTMPFQDVWNVETERLKNCCIHTVTPDGRLIPFCLFNINSIHGKTLYRHEIFSKYKKG; the protein is encoded by the coding sequence ATGAGCGAACTTATTGGAAAAACAGAGAGCCTCTGCCCGGAATGTCTCAAAACGATACCCGCGGAGAAAATTGCTGAGGATGACAAAGTTTATCTAGTCAAGACATGCCCCGATCACGGAACTTTCAAAGTTCTCATCTGGCGCGGCGTTGCAGATTATAAAGACCTAGAGCGTTATTCGTGTGTTAAATCGAAGCCTGAGAGGATTGCAGTCAAGAACAGTGGCACATGCCCGGAAGTCTGTGGTCTGTGTCCAGATCATATCCAGCACACTTGTCTCGTTGTCCTTGAAGTCACCAATGGCTGTAACCTCAAGTGTCCGATCTGCTTCGCGAGTGCGAATGAGCGATACAAGTTTCACCCGTCAATTGAGGAAATCCGAGAAATGTTCCAGACGATCGTTGAATATGTGAAGCATCCAATCGCCGTACAGATTAGTGGCGGAGAACCGACGATCAGAGATGATCTCCCCGATATAGTGAAAATGGGAAAAAGCATGGGCGTCGATTATATCGAAGTGAATACCAATGGTGTTCGACTCGCTGAGGATATGGATTATTTGCGGAGAATTAAGGAGGCTGGCGTCGACTCTCTTTATTTCTCGTTCGACGGCGTCACTGGTGATGTCTTTGTGAAGACCTGCGGGAAAGATCTTCTTGATACAAAACTCAAAGCCCTTGAAAACTGTCAGAAGGTGGGGATGGGCGTCACCCTTGTGGTTGTCGTTTCGAGAAGTGTCAACTTTCACCAGATCGGAGATATCATCCAGTTCGCCAAGAAATGGATTCCGACTGTCAAAGGGGTGCATTTCCAGCCGTTGAGTTACTTTGGGAGATACCCGTCGATGCCAAAGGATGAGGATCGCGTACTCCTTCCAGACCTCCTCAAAGCGATTGAAGAGCAGACAAAGGGAGAACTAAGGGCTGATAATTTTATCCCGACTTCCTGCGCGAACGTGCACTGCGATGCGAAATCGATGTCGATCCTGATGGAGGACGGTACACTGTTTCCACTGACCCAAAGAGCGCTGGGTCCCCCCCGTGAGACAAGCCAGATCGCAAAGAAGACGCGGCAAGAGATATGTGATCTCTGGCGATACATCGAGGATTCGATTAGTAGCAGTAGCGAGGAAGATCTTGACGGAACCTGGCTCGGATTCATTCAAAGAGCGAAGACGCACTACCTGACTGTTTCGACGATGCCCTTCCAGGACGTCTGGAATGTAGAGACCGAGCGGCTGAAGAATTGCTGCATCCACACAGTGACCCCAGATGGTCGTCTGATCCCGTTCTGCCTCTTCAACATCAACAGTATTCATGGGAAGACGCTGTACAGGCACGAGATCTTTTCGAAATATAAGAAAGGCTAA
- a CDS encoding DUF169 domain-containing protein has translation MTGDIWKSAFSSLKKILNLANSPVGVKMFTEAKELLKFADVKLLTKTTPCHMAAIARYHREQGIVGASSEGIRCVLGSSCIGLIRAPNRVVTGTLNLPFVKDANSAENLQRSIKMIGAGGKKYSAVLMAPLDLIPADPDLVVIYATPAQVLRMIIGFTYWRGDAISTTMTGQGSLCAAIAKILEGQKVVIDIPCLGDRAYGLVKEEEMLFAFSADVTTEFLEGLRRTESIASHPFKPFLSWPVVLPPDFDVRPNELG, from the coding sequence ATGACTGGTGACATTTGGAAAAGCGCTTTCTCATCCTTAAAAAAGATACTTAATCTTGCAAATTCCCCTGTCGGCGTCAAGATGTTCACTGAAGCGAAGGAATTACTCAAATTCGCCGATGTAAAACTTCTGACAAAGACAACGCCCTGCCACATGGCCGCCATTGCCAGGTACCACAGAGAACAAGGGATTGTTGGTGCTTCCTCCGAAGGCATAAGATGTGTTCTCGGTTCCTCATGCATCGGTCTTATCAGGGCGCCTAATCGCGTTGTTACTGGTACATTAAATTTACCATTCGTTAAAGACGCAAACTCAGCGGAGAATCTGCAAAGATCTATCAAAATGATCGGTGCAGGCGGAAAGAAGTATAGCGCGGTTCTCATGGCACCGCTAGATTTGATACCGGCCGATCCTGATCTCGTCGTTATTTATGCAACACCTGCACAGGTTTTGAGAATGATCATCGGCTTTACATATTGGAGGGGAGATGCGATCTCAACGACGATGACTGGTCAGGGTAGTCTGTGCGCAGCGATCGCAAAGATTCTCGAGGGTCAAAAGGTTGTCATCGATATCCCTTGTTTGGGAGATAGAGCATACGGTCTTGTGAAGGAAGAAGAAATGCTATTTGCATTCTCAGCCGATGTAACGACGGAATTTCTTGAAGGACTGAGAAGGACTGAGTCGATTGCATCACATCCATTTAAGCCTTTTCTCAGCTGGCCTGTTGTATTGCCACCAGATTTCGATGTCCGACCGAATGAGCTCGGATAA
- a CDS encoding phenylacetate--CoA ligase family protein, translated as MDVLSKLKIAIARRRLSSRDISDKAKYPLEEWIHNQVKKNFKSSSEFREILGKRRLDEVTRDDIRGYQIYRFRKQLEYVRANSIYYRTLLNKADVDPKKIRSFEDLTKIPLTEPAEVAKEPFHFLCVPQGKVMRAFTTSGTSGLTKRIFFTRDDILRIIDSISAALKTLGMTENDVLQIMFPTIASWDPGYMLDGACKIAGLHSVIADMLDVDEQIRIMKESGTTMMIGLTSFIYRVTVLAKDKYDLRSLGIKAIILSAEPLSEAMRREIEEAWGCKALSQYGLTEMGLATTVECVAQDGLHVNDADFLVEAIDSETLEHVGPREPGELVITSLNYQATPLIRYRTYDLSSLIEPPCACGLKTIGKVGKIKGRLDMMRKIGMGEKIFPLLFDEAILSVSGVVNYVVFIEKSGFRDRLRFKVEFIGDKEEGQRKILDAVMNIPEIKTSIENDLLEEPIIEMVNSGSLEFMPKTMSIVDLRNQYD; from the coding sequence GTGGATGTTTTAAGCAAACTGAAAATCGCGATCGCTAGGAGACGGTTATCCTCGAGAGATATTTCCGATAAGGCGAAATACCCTCTCGAAGAATGGATTCACAATCAGGTCAAGAAGAATTTCAAGTCGAGCTCCGAATTCAGAGAGATCCTCGGTAAAAGACGTCTGGATGAGGTGACGCGAGACGATATCCGCGGGTACCAGATTTATCGGTTCAGGAAGCAGCTTGAGTATGTTCGGGCTAATAGCATTTATTATAGAACACTGCTTAATAAAGCTGATGTCGATCCAAAGAAAATCAGGAGTTTCGAAGATCTAACGAAAATTCCACTGACCGAGCCTGCAGAGGTTGCGAAGGAACCTTTTCACTTTTTATGCGTTCCCCAGGGCAAGGTGATGCGCGCCTTCACGACTTCTGGTACCTCGGGCCTCACGAAAAGAATCTTTTTCACGAGAGACGATATTTTAAGAATCATCGACTCGATCTCGGCTGCCCTTAAAACCCTCGGCATGACCGAAAATGATGTGTTGCAGATCATGTTTCCTACGATCGCGAGCTGGGATCCTGGATACATGCTTGACGGCGCTTGCAAAATCGCGGGTCTTCATTCAGTCATCGCTGATATGCTGGATGTTGACGAGCAAATACGTATCATGAAAGAATCGGGTACAACGATGATGATCGGATTGACATCGTTCATCTACAGAGTCACCGTGCTCGCGAAAGATAAATACGATCTTCGATCGCTCGGCATCAAGGCGATCATTCTTTCGGCCGAACCGCTATCAGAAGCAATGCGCCGGGAAATCGAAGAGGCGTGGGGTTGCAAAGCTCTCAGCCAGTATGGGCTCACTGAGATGGGTTTGGCAACGACTGTCGAATGCGTCGCGCAAGATGGACTTCATGTCAACGATGCGGATTTTCTGGTTGAGGCAATAGACTCGGAAACGCTCGAGCATGTCGGACCGCGTGAACCTGGTGAACTGGTCATCACGAGTCTTAATTACCAGGCAACGCCGTTGATAAGGTACAGAACGTATGATCTTTCGAGTCTCATCGAGCCGCCCTGTGCTTGCGGCCTAAAGACGATAGGAAAAGTCGGGAAGATCAAGGGGCGCCTCGATATGATGAGGAAAATTGGGATGGGCGAAAAGATTTTCCCGCTGCTTTTTGATGAAGCAATACTCAGCGTCTCTGGTGTCGTTAATTATGTCGTTTTCATTGAGAAATCTGGATTCAGGGATCGCTTGCGCTTTAAAGTTGAGTTCATCGGCGATAAGGAAGAGGGCCAGAGAAAAATACTGGATGCGGTCATGAATATTCCTGAGATCAAAACAAGTATCGAAAACGATCTTCTTGAAGAGCCAATAATCGAAATGGTTAATAGTGGATCTCTTGAATTCATGCCAAAAACGATGTCGATTGTTGATCTGAGAAATCAGTACGACTGA
- the pdxT gene encoding pyridoxal 5'-phosphate synthase glutaminase subunit PdxT, which translates to MKAGVVAVQGAVQEHIDMTNLAFERLGVVGRAVPVRREKDIEGIDCLIIPGGESTTISRLLRRFNLFDKIVERGKEGMPIMGTCAGCILLAKIGDEEVVKTGTELLGLMEMEVDRNAFGRQRESFEADISIRGFERPFHAVFIRAPAIRKVWGRCETLATFENNIVMAKQDNLLGLAFHPELSNDTRIHEMLIEMV; encoded by the coding sequence ATGAAAGCAGGTGTCGTTGCTGTGCAGGGAGCGGTGCAGGAACATATCGATATGACCAACTTGGCTTTCGAACGGTTGGGAGTTGTCGGTCGTGCCGTTCCAGTCAGAAGAGAGAAGGATATTGAAGGAATTGATTGCCTAATCATCCCCGGAGGAGAGAGCACAACGATCTCGAGATTACTGAGACGCTTCAATCTCTTTGATAAAATCGTCGAAAGGGGAAAAGAGGGTATGCCAATCATGGGCACATGTGCAGGCTGTATCCTTTTGGCGAAGATTGGGGACGAGGAGGTTGTGAAAACTGGTACGGAGCTCCTCGGTTTGATGGAAATGGAGGTCGACCGAAACGCATTTGGGAGACAACGCGAATCATTCGAGGCTGATATTTCAATAAGAGGATTTGAGCGTCCCTTTCACGCCGTTTTCATCAGAGCCCCTGCGATCAGAAAAGTATGGGGGCGATGCGAAACCTTGGCAACATTTGAGAACAATATCGTAATGGCGAAACAAGACAATTTGTTGGGTCTTGCATTCCATCCAGAACTTTCAAACGATACAAGAATTCACGAGATGTTGATCGAAATGGTTTAA
- a CDS encoding geranylgeranylglyceryl/heptaprenylglyceryl phosphate synthase, producing MRVKEYLMKRIQEGTIHMTLIDPAKQDSVVAARIAETAEQIGTDAIMVGGSTGVTQENLDLTILEIKKLCKLPVIYFPSGAHAISRHCDAIYFMSVLNSQNVKNVIGEQVRGAPIIKKLGLETIPMGYVIVEPGMKVGEVSKADLIPRNNPQLAVAYALAAQYMGMELFYLEAGSGSPQPVPETMIREVKKNISIPLIVGGGIREPEEAVAIKNAGANAIVTGTIVENGDFATRLEKIITAIKK from the coding sequence ATGAGGGTAAAAGAATATCTGATGAAACGTATACAAGAAGGAACTATCCATATGACGCTCATCGATCCAGCGAAGCAGGACTCAGTCGTCGCTGCAAGGATCGCTGAAACGGCTGAACAGATCGGAACAGATGCGATCATGGTTGGCGGATCGACTGGTGTCACGCAGGAGAACCTCGATCTCACCATCCTTGAAATCAAGAAACTCTGTAAGCTTCCTGTTATCTATTTTCCATCTGGAGCGCACGCAATATCGAGGCACTGCGATGCAATATACTTCATGAGTGTGTTGAACAGTCAGAATGTGAAGAATGTCATCGGAGAGCAGGTGAGAGGTGCGCCGATTATTAAAAAGCTGGGCCTTGAAACAATCCCAATGGGCTATGTCATCGTAGAACCAGGTATGAAGGTAGGTGAGGTGAGTAAGGCCGATCTGATCCCTCGAAATAACCCTCAGCTTGCCGTCGCTTACGCTCTCGCCGCACAATATATGGGTATGGAACTTTTTTACCTCGAGGCTGGCAGCGGATCGCCTCAACCCGTACCAGAAACGATGATCCGCGAAGTGAAAAAGAACATCTCGATTCCACTTATCGTTGGCGGCGGGATTAGAGAGCCTGAAGAGGCGGTAGCGATCAAGAATGCCGGCGCCAATGCGATTGTTACTGGCACAATTGTTGAAAATGGAGACTTTGCGACACGATTGGAAAAAATCATAACGGCGATAAAGAAATAG
- a CDS encoding UbiA family prenyltransferase, with amino-acid sequence MNRFIQLFRIGNCIMGVIGVILAALVGAGTSMVDYSMEILIASAIVFTFIAAGNSLNDYMDREIDKRAHPERPIPSGKISASTALKISAILFSISLLLSLLLDAISIAIVAIAILFMLFYEVKLKKEGFGGNFLIALLTGFLFLLGGAVVKHVEQTVALAAMAFLATLGREIIKDIEDMEADFDRLTLPKQIGKREAGAIATLFILVAVILSFEPFVVGIFDIEYLFIVLIADAIFIYSSFLQFQNPRRGQKLTKVGMLVALIAFLAGGIL; translated from the coding sequence GTGAATCGGTTTATTCAGCTTTTCCGCATCGGCAATTGTATTATGGGCGTCATCGGAGTGATACTGGCTGCGCTAGTCGGCGCGGGAACTTCGATGGTAGATTATTCTATGGAAATTCTTATCGCTTCCGCGATCGTCTTCACCTTCATCGCCGCTGGAAACTCACTCAATGATTATATGGATCGAGAGATCGACAAAAGAGCTCATCCAGAGAGACCGATTCCCTCAGGAAAGATAAGTGCTTCGACGGCCCTGAAGATCTCAGCGATTCTCTTTTCCATCTCGCTTCTTCTTTCCTTGCTCCTGGATGCGATTTCCATCGCGATCGTTGCGATCGCGATTCTCTTCATGCTTTTCTACGAAGTAAAATTGAAAAAAGAGGGGTTTGGCGGCAATTTTCTAATCGCTCTATTGACTGGTTTCCTCTTCCTCCTCGGTGGTGCTGTTGTGAAGCATGTTGAACAGACGGTTGCACTCGCAGCGATGGCATTTCTTGCAACCCTAGGCAGGGAAATCATCAAAGACATCGAGGACATGGAAGCGGACTTTGACCGATTGACGTTGCCTAAACAGATTGGAAAGAGAGAAGCTGGTGCAATCGCAACATTGTTCATTCTTGTCGCAGTGATCCTGAGTTTCGAGCCCTTCGTTGTTGGTATCTTCGACATCGAGTATCTTTTCATCGTTTTGATTGCTGATGCAATCTTTATATACTCCTCATTTCTTCAATTTCAAAATCCAAGGCGAGGTCAGAAATTGACAAAGGTAGGAATGCTTGTTGCGCTCATCGCTTTCCTTGCAGGTGGCATTCTATGA
- a CDS encoding site-2 protease family protein, with the protein MANTDVAAEIEAIKSIIGKYFPIYDVRVTHDSLSIFITPDPHTLDQSFESLRRELGARGYIPFLHYQGGEYIIAIARKPEIKRRGTWINQLLLVITFFSTAFAGAYLWASYTNVPSVFTIDNFLWGAIFFAIPLMTMLGMHELCHYLASKKHGVEASLPFFIPSVPPLGTFGAFISMREPMPDRKALVDIGVAGPIGGLIVAIPLVLLGLYLTAQGDVQSGEVGTAGAIAIVVQPLYQLFMLFVPIPEGVALHPTAFAAWVGLLVTAINLLPAGQLDGGHIARGLLGDKSRYLGYATIVLLFIMSFFYIGWIFFAILIFLLGLRHPAPLNDISKVDNKRKAIGVVALVILLLTFVPIPVVEIPPDHSYEIILIEPQSTSVNVTPGQNVVFSMIVNNTGNTYLHLKFFVKQVPQNWSAIIYLSNQSHETATNALEFDIPYKESANVTMEITVPESASKGPRTIVLDTSSQSKSLLINFEIMVDE; encoded by the coding sequence ATGGCCAACACTGATGTGGCTGCTGAAATTGAAGCGATCAAATCAATCATTGGAAAGTATTTTCCGATTTATGACGTTAGAGTGACCCACGATTCTCTTTCGATTTTCATCACACCCGATCCACATACACTCGATCAGAGTTTTGAATCACTTCGTCGCGAACTTGGTGCCAGAGGCTATATCCCTTTTCTCCACTATCAGGGCGGAGAATACATTATTGCGATTGCTAGAAAGCCTGAAATCAAACGGAGAGGGACGTGGATCAACCAACTCCTTCTTGTCATCACTTTCTTCTCGACTGCATTTGCTGGCGCGTATTTATGGGCAAGTTACACGAACGTTCCCTCAGTTTTCACCATTGACAATTTCCTTTGGGGCGCGATTTTCTTTGCCATTCCACTCATGACGATGCTCGGGATGCATGAACTGTGCCATTACCTTGCTTCAAAGAAACACGGCGTTGAAGCCTCCCTCCCATTTTTCATCCCCTCGGTCCCGCCTCTCGGGACATTTGGGGCGTTTATTTCAATGCGAGAGCCGATGCCCGACAGGAAAGCGCTCGTAGACATTGGTGTGGCAGGACCGATCGGTGGTCTTATTGTAGCAATTCCGCTTGTTCTTCTCGGTCTCTATCTCACAGCGCAGGGCGATGTCCAGTCTGGTGAGGTCGGTACGGCTGGTGCGATTGCGATTGTCGTTCAACCACTCTATCAGCTGTTTATGCTTTTCGTGCCGATTCCTGAGGGTGTTGCCCTTCACCCGACGGCATTTGCGGCCTGGGTGGGTTTGCTCGTAACGGCAATCAATCTCTTGCCAGCGGGGCAGCTTGATGGCGGGCACATCGCAAGGGGACTTCTCGGGGACAAGTCGAGATATCTGGGCTACGCGACGATTGTTCTCCTTTTCATCATGTCCTTCTTCTATATCGGCTGGATCTTCTTCGCGATACTAATATTCCTCCTCGGTCTCAGGCACCCTGCCCCCCTTAACGATATTTCCAAGGTAGATAACAAAAGAAAAGCAATTGGCGTCGTCGCGCTTGTCATCCTCTTGCTGACATTTGTTCCGATCCCAGTGGTTGAGATTCCTCCTGATCATTCATACGAGATCATTCTCATAGAACCGCAATCAACTTCCGTGAATGTCACTCCAGGGCAGAACGTGGTCTTCAGTATGATTGTGAACAATACGGGCAATACCTATTTGCATCTCAAGTTCTTTGTGAAACAGGTCCCCCAAAACTGGAGCGCGATTATTTATCTGAGCAATCAATCACACGAGACTGCGACGAATGCGCTCGAATTCGACATTCCATATAAGGAATCGGCGAATGTGACTATGGAGATTACTGTTCCTGAAAGCGCAAGCAAAGGACCGCGTACAATCGTTCTTGATACCTCGTCACAGAGCAAATCATTGCTGATCAATTTTGAAATCATGGTAGACG